The Microbulbifer sp. YPW1 genome contains a region encoding:
- a CDS encoding glycoside hydrolase family 6 protein, translating to MKQIPNRLLLVCSCALALMLSAVQAFAAQATMKITNDWGDGFQGEITVVNDGTTPLTNWTLSFDMPVEIGNIWNGVVASREGASYVVASAGYNDSIPAGGQVSLGFIAFPGGLAPVAVTVDGDGGGSGSSGGSSSSSSSSSSSSSSSSSSSSSSSSSSSSSSSSSSSSSSSSSSSSSGSSSSSGSSGGSTSSSSGSSGSSSGSGVRHDNPFAASSNWYVNPDWAENALNEPGGAAIADFSSAVWMDRIGALTEGRGLKGHLDAALAQGADLFMVVVYNLPNRDCAALASNGELLIAENGFERYQTEYIDPLVAILADPAYADLNIVTIIEVDSLPNLISNLSVPDCQEANGPGGYRDGIRYALNKLAQLDNVYSYVDIAHSGWLGWSSNFGPAVTLIGEVVESTDAGWGSIAGFVTNTSNYTPVEEPYLPDPTLTVGGQPVRSADFYEWNDYLEELSFAQDWRDAMISRGAPQTLGMLIDTGRNGWGGPDRPSGPSTSTDLNTYVNESRIDRRENRGNWCNQPGGVGFRPQATPAPGIDAYVWVKPQGESDGVSDPNFTPDPNDPAKQHDPMCDPNAPNRYDSSVGTGAMDNAPHAGRWFPEAFQVLVENAYPPLEE from the coding sequence ATGAAACAGATACCGAACAGGTTGCTGTTGGTGTGCTCCTGTGCGCTCGCATTAATGCTGAGTGCTGTGCAGGCGTTCGCGGCGCAGGCAACCATGAAAATAACCAACGACTGGGGTGATGGTTTCCAGGGGGAAATCACTGTAGTCAATGACGGCACTACGCCCCTGACAAACTGGACGCTCAGTTTTGATATGCCAGTGGAGATTGGCAATATCTGGAACGGCGTCGTCGCTTCCCGGGAGGGCGCCAGCTATGTTGTTGCCTCCGCGGGATATAACGACAGTATTCCCGCTGGAGGCCAGGTGAGCCTGGGCTTTATTGCCTTCCCCGGCGGTCTCGCGCCGGTGGCGGTAACGGTGGATGGTGACGGCGGCGGCAGTGGCTCCTCCGGTGGCAGCTCATCCAGCAGCTCCAGCTCTTCCTCCAGTTCCTCGTCAAGTTCCTCTTCGAGTTCATCGTCCAGCTCCTCTTCCTCGTCCTCTTCGTCGAGCTCTTCTTCCAGTTCGTCCTCGTCGAGTTCGTCATCCAGTGGTAGCTCCAGCAGTTCCGGTTCCTCCGGTGGCAGTACTTCCAGCAGCTCTGGCAGTTCTGGTAGCAGCAGTGGTTCCGGTGTGCGTCACGACAATCCGTTCGCCGCTTCCAGCAACTGGTATGTGAACCCGGATTGGGCGGAAAATGCTCTTAATGAGCCCGGCGGTGCCGCCATTGCCGATTTCAGCTCTGCGGTATGGATGGATCGCATCGGCGCGCTCACTGAGGGCCGCGGCCTCAAAGGCCATCTGGACGCAGCGCTGGCCCAGGGCGCTGACCTGTTTATGGTGGTGGTGTATAACCTGCCGAACCGGGACTGCGCGGCTCTCGCCTCCAATGGTGAGCTGCTGATCGCCGAAAACGGTTTCGAGCGCTACCAGACCGAGTACATCGACCCATTGGTGGCGATCCTGGCAGACCCGGCCTATGCGGACCTGAACATCGTCACCATCATCGAGGTGGATTCCCTGCCGAACCTGATCTCCAATCTCAGCGTGCCGGACTGCCAGGAAGCCAATGGCCCCGGCGGTTACCGCGACGGTATCCGCTACGCCCTGAACAAACTGGCGCAGCTGGACAATGTCTACTCCTACGTGGATATCGCCCACTCCGGGTGGCTGGGCTGGAGCAGCAACTTCGGCCCCGCAGTGACCCTGATCGGTGAGGTGGTGGAAAGTACCGACGCGGGCTGGGGCAGTATCGCCGGATTCGTCACCAACACCTCCAACTACACCCCGGTGGAGGAGCCCTACCTGCCGGATCCCACCCTGACCGTGGGTGGGCAGCCGGTGCGCTCTGCGGACTTCTACGAGTGGAATGACTACCTGGAAGAGCTCTCTTTTGCCCAGGACTGGCGCGATGCCATGATCAGCCGCGGCGCGCCGCAGACCCTCGGTATGCTGATCGATACCGGTCGCAATGGCTGGGGCGGTCCGGACAGGCCCAGCGGGCCGTCCACCAGTACGGACCTCAACACCTATGTGAATGAGAGCCGTATCGACCGCCGGGAAAACCGCGGCAACTGGTGTAACCAGCCCGGTGGTGTGGGCTTCCGTCCACAGGCGACTCCGGCGCCGGGTATCGACGCCTATGTCTGGGTGAAACCCCAGGGGGAGTCCGATGGTGTGAGTGACCCCAATTTCACCCCGGACCCCAATGACCCGGCCAAGCAGCACGACCCCATGTGTGACCCCAATGCCCCGAACCGTTACGACAGTTCCGTCGGTACCGGTGCCATGGACAACGCGCCGCACGCGGGCCGCTGGTTCCCGGAAGCCTTCCAGGTTCTGGTAGAAAACGCCTATCCGCCCCTGGAAGAGTGA
- a CDS encoding sugar MFS transporter, translated as MAGIQAPVTNINTDAGSSDNAVGGNFRFALTALTVLFFMWGFLTCLNDILIPHLKAVFNLSYTQAMLIQFCFFGAYATVSLPAGALVKRIGYQKGIVGGLSVAALGCVLFYPAAESHSYPLFLGALFVLASGITLLQVSANPYVTALGDPATASSRLTLTQAFNSLGTTIAPFFGGVLILSAATVGADALSADAEADAVKVPYLMLAGVLAALAVVFSRLKLPQIEMHEHSAVAAEGESVWSHRHLVLGAVGIFVYVGAEVSIGSFLVNFLGLDSVAAMEEAKAAHYIAYYWGGAMVGRFIGAAVMRTISPGLVLAFNAVAAILLVFAAILGAGALAMWAILLVGLFNSIMFPTIFSLALQGLGKQAGQASGVLCLAIVGGAIVPLIQGVVADTAGLQISFLVPVVCYVYIAYYGLKGSKVAD; from the coding sequence ATGGCCGGGATCCAGGCTCCAGTGACCAATATAAATACCGATGCGGGTTCTTCCGATAACGCTGTCGGTGGCAATTTCCGCTTTGCGCTGACCGCACTGACCGTGCTGTTTTTCATGTGGGGCTTTCTTACCTGCCTCAACGATATTCTGATTCCCCATCTGAAAGCGGTTTTCAACCTGAGCTATACCCAGGCCATGTTGATCCAGTTCTGCTTTTTTGGCGCCTACGCCACGGTGTCATTACCGGCGGGTGCGCTGGTAAAACGCATCGGCTACCAGAAGGGCATAGTGGGTGGCCTGTCTGTAGCGGCGCTGGGGTGCGTGCTGTTCTATCCGGCGGCAGAAAGCCACTCCTACCCCTTATTCCTGGGGGCGCTTTTTGTACTGGCCTCTGGGATTACGCTGCTACAGGTCTCTGCCAATCCTTACGTGACGGCCCTGGGTGATCCGGCCACGGCATCCAGCCGCCTGACCCTTACCCAGGCATTCAATTCCCTCGGCACTACCATTGCGCCTTTCTTTGGTGGTGTCCTGATCCTTTCTGCGGCCACGGTGGGCGCGGATGCCCTGAGCGCCGACGCAGAGGCGGATGCAGTGAAGGTTCCCTACCTGATGCTGGCCGGTGTACTGGCGGCACTGGCTGTGGTGTTCAGCCGCTTGAAACTGCCACAGATCGAAATGCATGAGCACAGTGCGGTGGCCGCTGAGGGAGAGTCCGTATGGTCTCACCGCCACCTGGTACTGGGCGCGGTCGGTATCTTTGTATATGTGGGCGCAGAGGTGTCCATCGGCAGCTTCCTGGTGAACTTCCTCGGCCTCGACAGTGTGGCGGCGATGGAAGAGGCCAAGGCGGCGCACTACATCGCTTATTACTGGGGCGGTGCCATGGTGGGGCGGTTTATCGGTGCTGCGGTCATGCGCACAATTTCTCCGGGGCTGGTACTGGCCTTCAATGCCGTGGCAGCCATTCTGCTGGTGTTTGCGGCGATTCTCGGTGCCGGTGCCCTGGCCATGTGGGCCATTCTGCTGGTGGGATTGTTCAACTCGATCATGTTCCCGACCATCTTCAGCCTCGCGCTGCAGGGACTGGGTAAGCAGGCGGGGCAGGCATCCGGAGTGCTGTGTCTGGCCATTGTCGGCGGCGCCATTGTGCCGTTGATTCAGGGCGTTGTCGCGGATACTGCGGGCCTGCAGATCTCTTTCCTGGTGCCGGTGGTATGTTATGTGTACATCGCCTACTACGGTCTCAAGGGATCAAAAGTGGCCGACTGA
- a CDS encoding DUF1540 domain-containing protein, with protein sequence MIIATDMPEVSRCAATECAYNTDSACHARAITIGDGEDPDCDTFFSNHEHTKRERVAGVGACKVTGCNHNQDFECSADQIELGYSGDSVNCLTYAH encoded by the coding sequence ATGATCATAGCTACTGACATGCCAGAAGTGAGCCGCTGTGCCGCCACCGAGTGCGCCTACAATACCGATTCCGCCTGTCACGCCCGCGCGATCACCATTGGCGATGGCGAGGATCCGGATTGCGATACCTTTTTCAGCAACCACGAGCACACCAAACGTGAGCGTGTTGCCGGGGTCGGGGCCTGCAAGGTCACCGGCTGTAATCACAATCAGGATTTCGAATGCAGCGCCGACCAGATCGAGCTTGGCTACAGTGGCGACTCGGTCAACTGCCTGACCTACGCCCACTAA
- a CDS encoding catalase, producing the protein MSSTKLTTSAGAPIADDNNSISAGERGPLTFDNFRMFEKLAHFNRERIPERVVHARGTGAYGTFRLSKDLSNWTIADFLQQAGTDTEVFVRFSTVGGGQDSSDYARDPRGFAIKFYTREGNFDLVGNNTPVFFLNDPSKFPDFIHSQKKNPRTNVPDPVASFEYWANHPQSLHQMTILMSDRGIPLSYRHMHGFGSHTFSFWNKEGERFWVKWHLKTQQGIKNVRSEDAVHYPAFGAQQDLVESIDAGDYPKWKVQLQLLSEEQARNLSVNPFDLTKVWPHDEAPLVDIGMLELSRNVENYFAETEQAAFAPSNLVPGIGGSPDKMLQARLFAYQDAHRYRVGANVNSILVNAPKCPVNHYQRDGAFAVNQGSEVPFFPNDRVNQGAPVPVPSVAEPPMPLERDAWVKPHSQDKQDYYSQAGALFRLMRDDQKQQLVDNIAVGLCQASASIQQRMLVQFGKADARYAEMVKAALDSALES; encoded by the coding sequence ATGAGCAGCACCAAACTGACCACTTCCGCCGGCGCGCCGATTGCCGACGACAACAACAGTATTTCTGCTGGTGAGAGGGGGCCGCTGACATTCGATAATTTCCGGATGTTTGAGAAACTGGCGCACTTCAACCGCGAGCGGATTCCCGAACGTGTGGTGCACGCGCGTGGTACCGGTGCCTACGGCACCTTCCGCCTGAGTAAAGACCTCAGCAACTGGACCATTGCCGACTTCCTGCAGCAAGCGGGGACGGACACCGAAGTTTTCGTGCGCTTTTCTACGGTGGGTGGTGGTCAGGACTCCAGCGACTATGCGCGGGATCCCCGCGGCTTCGCCATCAAGTTCTATACCAGGGAGGGTAACTTCGATCTGGTGGGCAATAACACACCCGTGTTCTTCCTGAATGATCCATCCAAGTTCCCGGATTTTATTCACTCGCAGAAGAAGAACCCGCGCACCAATGTGCCGGACCCGGTGGCGAGCTTTGAATACTGGGCGAATCATCCGCAATCACTGCACCAGATGACCATCCTGATGTCCGACCGCGGGATTCCCCTCAGTTATCGGCATATGCATGGGTTTGGTTCGCACACATTCAGTTTCTGGAACAAAGAGGGTGAGCGCTTCTGGGTGAAGTGGCACCTGAAAACCCAGCAGGGGATCAAAAATGTGCGCAGCGAGGATGCGGTACATTACCCGGCCTTCGGTGCCCAGCAGGATCTGGTGGAATCCATCGATGCTGGTGATTATCCAAAATGGAAAGTGCAACTGCAGTTACTCTCCGAGGAGCAGGCAAGAAACCTGTCGGTAAACCCGTTCGACCTCACCAAGGTGTGGCCGCACGATGAAGCGCCGCTGGTGGATATCGGGATGCTGGAGTTGAGCCGCAATGTGGAAAACTATTTTGCCGAGACGGAGCAGGCCGCGTTTGCCCCCAGCAATCTGGTGCCGGGTATCGGCGGATCTCCGGATAAGATGCTGCAGGCGAGACTGTTTGCCTATCAGGATGCACACCGCTATCGCGTGGGTGCCAACGTGAACAGTATTCTGGTAAACGCGCCCAAGTGTCCGGTGAACCACTACCAGCGCGACGGTGCCTTTGCCGTCAATCAGGGCAGTGAGGTGCCCTTTTTCCCCAACGACCGTGTCAATCAGGGCGCACCGGTACCCGTGCCGTCCGTAGCCGAGCCACCCATGCCCCTTGAACGGGATGCCTGGGTGAAACCTCACAGCCAGGACAAACAGGATTATTACTCCCAGGCCGGAGCCCTGTTCCGTCTGATGCGTGACGACCAGAAGCAACAGCTTGTGGATAACATTGCCGTCGGTTTGTGTCAGGCCAGCGCGTCGATCCAGCAACGCATGCTGGTGCAGTTTGGCAAGGCGGATGCCCGGTACGCGGAGATGGTAAAAGCGGCTCTGGATTCTGCACTGGAATCTTGA
- a CDS encoding NahK/ErcS family hybrid sensor histidine kinase/response regulator — MIGKPLLLFFALLYVALLFVVAWRADQRKQWIQRFRPIIYGLTLAVYCSSWTFFGAVGQAVSDTWSYLPIYLGPILLFVFAGGFLRKLMQVGERQKVTSIADFIGSRYGKSRGLSALVTLLAIVGSLPYIALQLRAVTMGWQAIGGSGEGDTFVNLDTALATALLMGLFAILFGTRHLEGRERNLGVVVAIAMESLVKLLAFAAVAVFALWLLVSGGSGMELPRSEWTLDFQGLVPDVNFVTQTLLAMAAIICLPRQFHMAVVEYRNPDDLHTARWLLPAYLILFSVLILPIALVGQPLVAAGLSDPDTLVLTLPLQGGENALTMLAYIGGFSAATGMVIVAAVTLAVMVSNELVAPVWLYLSRYTRLTAVSLGRHLRLIRRVSILLLMLLSWGMHRAITGMEALASIGLLSFAAAAQLAPALIAALYWPRAHRRGIWAGLIAGYGLWLYSLVLPATFPDALLLQQGAFGLDWLRPQQLFGLSGLDSLSHGVFWSLLFNVVLLIGVSFFCRQSAGDIRQAIAFVIPEHSDEPVPDMVPTSIRMGQLHSLLQPFVGRDRLEEIWNGFEQRSQQRLLPDDAAPRFVIGEAERTLAGIVGSAAAHQVMGLLHSNRPLKLEDIARLVDSTSERLRFSQELLQTTVETISQGISVVDAELRLVAWNRQYLELFNYPERLLYIGCPVANLYRHNAERGLYGDSDDPQVLEAHVQRRLDLLRHGSAHRFERRLPSGAIVEVRGTPMPGGGFVTTFTDISEYRAAVDALEENRRSLEDRVQQRTAELSDSNRALQQENRRRAEAEVKIRELHAAKTRFLAHTSHDLLQPINAARLFIASLQQKAAAGSWREMGDDIHYIDSALTSAEQLIGALREISRLDAGSLTPKRASFPLRELLDGLNAEFSALASERGLSLRYVPTDAWVYSDRHLLRRILQNFLSNALHYTARGRVLLGVRRRTDTTIEGEACKVLEIQVWDTGPGIAADAREQIFDEFVRLGSSERSADKGLGLGLAIARRSADLLGHRLGLESIPGRGSMFSIRVPVGEVQAARIEKPSAGGTASLASAAVLCIDNERQILRGMESLLTGWGCRVVTAVSLDEALARWQFSTPPEVVIVDYHLDHKATGIDALEALCAHWQLALPGILISADTSEAVRNSASERGYFYLAKPVKPAALRNLIRRLVRSGQVN, encoded by the coding sequence ATGATCGGCAAGCCACTGTTGCTATTTTTTGCCCTGTTATACGTGGCACTGCTGTTTGTGGTGGCGTGGCGGGCAGACCAGCGTAAGCAGTGGATCCAACGTTTCCGCCCGATCATTTATGGGCTCACCCTGGCCGTATATTGCAGCTCGTGGACATTCTTTGGTGCCGTTGGGCAGGCGGTCAGTGACACCTGGAGTTACCTGCCTATATACCTTGGCCCCATCCTGTTATTCGTGTTTGCGGGCGGTTTCCTGCGCAAGCTGATGCAGGTCGGGGAGCGTCAGAAAGTTACCTCTATCGCTGACTTTATCGGGTCGCGCTATGGCAAGAGCCGCGGGCTGTCGGCGCTGGTGACACTGCTGGCTATTGTCGGCAGCCTGCCCTATATCGCCCTGCAGTTGCGTGCGGTGACCATGGGCTGGCAGGCCATCGGCGGCAGCGGCGAGGGCGATACCTTCGTCAACCTGGATACCGCGCTGGCCACCGCGCTGCTGATGGGGCTGTTTGCGATCCTGTTTGGCACGCGACACCTGGAAGGGCGCGAGCGCAACCTGGGGGTAGTGGTGGCGATTGCGATGGAATCCCTGGTGAAACTACTGGCGTTCGCCGCGGTGGCGGTGTTCGCGCTTTGGCTGCTGGTATCCGGTGGCAGCGGTATGGAGTTACCCCGTAGCGAGTGGACCCTGGATTTCCAGGGACTGGTTCCGGACGTCAATTTTGTCACCCAGACCCTGCTGGCGATGGCGGCGATCATCTGCCTGCCGCGGCAATTCCATATGGCCGTGGTGGAATACCGCAACCCGGACGACCTGCATACCGCGCGCTGGCTGTTACCCGCTTACCTCATACTGTTCTCTGTCCTGATTCTGCCGATTGCACTGGTCGGGCAACCGCTGGTGGCGGCCGGGCTCAGTGATCCCGACACCCTGGTATTGACCCTGCCGCTGCAGGGCGGCGAGAACGCACTGACCATGCTGGCTTATATCGGTGGTTTTTCCGCCGCGACCGGGATGGTGATCGTCGCCGCGGTAACCCTGGCGGTGATGGTTTCCAATGAGCTGGTGGCACCGGTATGGCTCTACCTGAGCCGGTATACCCGGTTGACCGCAGTCTCGCTGGGCAGGCACCTGCGGCTGATCCGCCGCGTGAGTATCCTGCTGTTGATGCTGTTGAGCTGGGGGATGCACCGGGCCATAACCGGGATGGAGGCACTTGCGTCCATTGGCCTGTTGTCGTTTGCTGCGGCGGCGCAACTGGCGCCGGCTTTAATTGCTGCGCTCTACTGGCCCAGGGCCCACAGGCGCGGTATCTGGGCGGGGCTGATTGCGGGGTACGGGCTGTGGTTGTACAGCCTGGTGTTACCGGCAACTTTCCCCGATGCACTTTTGTTGCAGCAGGGAGCCTTCGGGCTGGACTGGTTGCGACCGCAGCAGCTGTTCGGGCTTTCCGGCCTGGACTCCCTCAGCCACGGGGTTTTCTGGAGCCTGCTGTTCAATGTGGTTTTGCTGATCGGGGTATCGTTTTTCTGCCGCCAGAGCGCGGGGGATATTCGCCAGGCCATAGCTTTCGTCATCCCGGAGCACAGTGACGAACCGGTGCCGGATATGGTGCCCACCAGTATCCGTATGGGACAGCTGCACAGCCTGCTGCAGCCGTTTGTGGGGCGCGACCGGCTGGAGGAAATCTGGAACGGGTTCGAGCAGCGCAGCCAGCAGCGCCTGTTGCCCGACGACGCTGCACCGCGTTTTGTGATTGGCGAGGCGGAACGCACCCTGGCGGGGATCGTCGGTTCCGCGGCGGCGCACCAGGTGATGGGACTGCTGCACAGTAACCGGCCGCTGAAGCTTGAGGATATTGCGCGGTTGGTGGACAGCACCTCGGAGCGCTTGCGTTTCAGTCAGGAACTGCTGCAGACCACCGTGGAAACCATCAGCCAGGGTATCAGCGTGGTGGATGCCGAGCTGCGCCTGGTGGCCTGGAACCGCCAGTACCTGGAGCTGTTCAATTATCCCGAGCGACTGCTGTACATCGGTTGTCCGGTGGCGAATCTCTACCGGCACAATGCCGAGCGCGGCCTGTACGGAGACAGTGACGATCCGCAGGTTCTGGAAGCGCACGTGCAGCGGCGACTGGATCTGTTGCGCCACGGCAGCGCGCACCGGTTCGAGCGACGGCTACCCTCCGGCGCGATCGTTGAGGTGCGCGGTACACCCATGCCCGGCGGTGGCTTTGTCACCACGTTTACCGATATCAGCGAGTACCGCGCGGCGGTGGACGCACTGGAGGAAAACCGGCGCAGCCTGGAAGACCGTGTGCAGCAGCGCACTGCGGAATTATCAGATAGCAACCGGGCGCTTCAGCAGGAAAACCGTCGTCGCGCCGAGGCGGAAGTGAAAATCCGCGAACTGCACGCGGCCAAGACCCGGTTTCTCGCCCACACCAGCCACGATCTGCTGCAACCAATTAATGCCGCGCGCTTGTTTATCGCCTCCCTGCAGCAAAAAGCCGCGGCCGGCAGCTGGCGCGAGATGGGGGACGACATTCACTATATCGACAGTGCGCTCACTTCCGCCGAACAATTAATTGGCGCTCTGCGGGAAATCAGTCGACTGGACGCGGGCAGCCTGACCCCCAAACGCGCCAGCTTTCCTTTGCGTGAGTTGCTGGACGGACTCAACGCGGAATTCTCAGCGCTGGCCAGCGAGCGCGGACTCTCCCTGCGCTATGTACCCACCGATGCCTGGGTCTATTCAGACCGCCACCTGTTGCGGCGGATTTTGCAAAACTTTCTCAGCAATGCGCTGCACTACACCGCCCGTGGACGGGTGTTGCTGGGAGTGCGTCGGCGCACTGACACCACGATTGAAGGGGAAGCCTGCAAGGTGCTGGAAATCCAGGTATGGGACACCGGGCCGGGCATCGCTGCTGACGCTCGCGAGCAGATTTTCGATGAGTTTGTGCGTCTCGGCAGCAGTGAGCGCAGTGCCGATAAAGGATTGGGGCTCGGTCTGGCGATTGCGCGTCGCAGCGCGGACCTGCTGGGGCACCGTCTGGGCCTGGAATCTATCCCCGGGCGCGGTTCCATGTTCAGTATCCGTGTGCCCGTGGGTGAGGTACAGGCTGCGCGAATTGAGAAACCCAGTGCTGGCGGTACCGCGAGCCTGGCGTCGGCGGCGGTGTTGTGTATCGACAACGAGCGACAGATTCTGCGCGGTATGGAAAGCCTGCTGACGGGCTGGGGGTGTCGTGTGGTCACCGCGGTGTCGCTGGATGAGGCGCTGGCGCGCTGGCAGTTTTCCACACCGCCGGAAGTTGTGATTGTTGACTATCACCTGGACCACAAGGCGACCGGGATCGATGCGCTGGAGGCGCTGTGTGCGCACTGGCAGTTGGCACTGCCGGGCATACTGATCAGCGCGGATACCTCGGAAGCGGTGCGCAACAGTGCTTCAGAGCGGGGCTATTTTTACCTGGCCAAACCGGTGAAACCGGCAGCGCTGCGCAACCTGATACGGCGACTGGTGCGCAGCGGACAGGTCAATTGA
- a CDS encoding response regulator transcription factor, producing MNSHTSSGQAARQFIIADDHPLFRGALRQSIQQHFPGATIFEACDMQSLQQCVAEHPDCDLLLLDLHMPGAHGFSGLIFLNGQYPQLPVMVVSANEKPEIMCRAIDYGACGFLPKSAPVEQIADALQQSLEGEIWLPPTVAERYEAGHTSGDDAEVVDVIATLTPQQFRVATMLAEGLLNKQIAYEMQVTEATVKAHLTALFRKLNVNSRTQAVLALGSLDVEPPGQFAPPQRPESKPVN from the coding sequence ATGAATTCTCACACCAGTAGCGGACAGGCTGCACGGCAGTTCATCATTGCCGACGATCATCCGCTGTTCCGCGGCGCCCTGCGGCAGTCCATCCAGCAGCACTTTCCCGGCGCCACCATCTTCGAGGCCTGCGACATGCAGAGCCTGCAGCAGTGTGTGGCCGAACACCCGGACTGCGACCTGTTATTGCTCGACCTGCACATGCCCGGTGCCCACGGTTTCAGCGGGCTGATTTTCCTCAATGGCCAGTATCCACAGCTGCCGGTGATGGTGGTATCCGCCAATGAAAAGCCGGAAATCATGTGCCGTGCTATCGACTACGGCGCCTGTGGTTTCCTGCCCAAATCGGCCCCGGTAGAACAGATCGCCGATGCACTGCAGCAGAGTCTCGAGGGCGAAATCTGGCTGCCACCGACAGTGGCAGAGCGCTATGAGGCCGGCCATACCAGCGGCGATGATGCGGAAGTGGTAGATGTTATCGCCACCCTCACCCCACAGCAGTTCCGCGTGGCTACCATGCTCGCGGAAGGCTTGCTGAACAAACAGATCGCCTACGAAATGCAGGTCACCGAGGCGACCGTCAAGGCGCACCTCACCGCCCTGTTTCGCAAGCTGAACGTCAATTCCCGCACCCAGGCAGTGTTGGCCCTCGGCAGTCTGGATGTGGAGCCTCCAGGACAGTTTGCGCCGCCGCAGCGGCCGGAATCCAAACCGGTCAATTGA